In Minwuia thermotolerans, the following proteins share a genomic window:
- the tilS gene encoding tRNA lysidine(34) synthetase TilS translates to MSAAGRAADGGPAAAFRAALAALPPAGPHVAVAFSGGPDSTALLRLTRDWAAESGRRVSALVVDHGLRSESAAEAELAARRARALGVDAAVLARQGARPGSGLQEAAREARYALLLDWCRAYGAGELFIGHHRDDQAATVLMRLRRGSGLDGLAAMRPESRRGGLRLIRPLLGVARADLLALLRDAGDDWIEDPGNDSPEFERNRLDGWLAELDEDGRLRRRLGRLARRAARAADALETAAGDAFAALCADPSARPLVLDPAGWRALPEEMALRVLDRAIREVAGARAPLGRLEDAMARLETQRRVTVGGTVLALDRTALSVAAEARSTRGDQL, encoded by the coding sequence GTGAGCGCCGCCGGGCGGGCTGCTGACGGCGGTCCGGCGGCGGCCTTCCGGGCCGCGCTCGCGGCCCTGCCGCCGGCGGGTCCGCACGTCGCCGTGGCGTTCTCCGGCGGCCCCGACAGCACCGCGCTGCTGCGCCTGACCCGGGACTGGGCCGCGGAAAGCGGACGGCGGGTCAGCGCCCTGGTCGTGGATCACGGATTGCGGTCCGAATCGGCGGCGGAGGCCGAGCTGGCGGCGCGCAGGGCGCGGGCGCTGGGCGTCGACGCGGCGGTGCTCGCCCGGCAGGGCGCCCGCCCCGGCTCCGGGCTGCAGGAAGCCGCGCGGGAGGCGCGTTACGCGCTGCTCCTCGACTGGTGCCGCGCGTACGGCGCTGGCGAATTGTTCATCGGCCACCACCGGGACGACCAGGCCGCGACGGTGCTGATGCGTCTCAGGCGCGGCAGCGGGCTGGACGGGCTGGCGGCGATGCGGCCCGAGAGCCGCCGCGGAGGCCTGCGCCTGATCCGGCCCCTGCTGGGCGTGGCGCGGGCCGATCTGCTGGCGCTGCTGCGCGACGCCGGCGACGACTGGATCGAGGATCCCGGCAATGACAGCCCCGAGTTCGAGCGCAACCGGCTGGACGGCTGGCTGGCGGAACTGGACGAGGACGGCCGTCTCCGCCGCCGGCTGGGCCGGCTGGCGCGGCGCGCGGCGCGGGCCGCCGACGCGCTGGAGACCGCCGCCGGCGACGCCTTCGCGGCGCTCTGCGCCGACCCGTCGGCGCGGCCGCTGGTGCTGGACCCCGCCGGCTGGCGGGCCCTGCCCGAGGAGATGGCGCTGCGCGTGCTCGACCGCGCGATCCGGGAAGTGGCGGGCGCGCGCGCGCCGCTCGGCCGGCTGGAGGACGCCATGGCGCGGCTGGAGACCCAGCGCCGGGTCACGGTGGGCGGCACGGTGCTGGCGCTGGACCGGACGGCGTTGAGCGTGGCGGCGGAGGCGCGGTCCACACGCGGCGATCAACTCTGA
- the ybgF gene encoding tol-pal system protein YbgF — translation MISAVRPFALAAAAAMLALPAVPASAQDLAPLQDRVQRLERSINDLKAHVLGGRPLPSDSAGAAATAPPSGDDRAAAGLKVQALETEIRELTNRLEEIDFTVRRLNDRMDKLVADIDFRLTAIERNLAAGGGAPPAAGQGPAGDGSNSSAGGVAPGPRNLGTVSPEALERVPAPAENGAAGGSESAALAAPARPVETPAAAGGTPQEAYNAAFDMLRSKRFGEAESAFSGFLASYPEHELAGNAQYWLGETYYVQQDYESAAGAFLEGYKKYRGSSKAPDNLLKLGMTLTKLGQNKDACAVFDELRDRYPDAAQTLLRRADSERRRAGC, via the coding sequence ATGATATCCGCTGTTCGACCTTTTGCGCTCGCCGCCGCGGCGGCGATGCTGGCCCTGCCGGCGGTCCCGGCGTCGGCGCAGGACCTCGCGCCGCTGCAGGACCGGGTGCAGCGCCTGGAGCGCAGCATCAACGACCTCAAGGCCCATGTGCTGGGCGGCAGGCCCCTGCCGTCGGACAGCGCCGGGGCCGCGGCGACAGCGCCGCCATCCGGCGATGACAGGGCGGCTGCCGGGCTGAAGGTGCAGGCGCTGGAAACCGAGATCCGGGAACTCACCAACCGGCTCGAGGAGATCGACTTCACGGTGCGGCGGCTGAACGACCGCATGGACAAGCTGGTCGCCGACATCGATTTCCGACTGACCGCCATCGAACGCAATCTTGCCGCCGGCGGGGGCGCGCCGCCGGCCGCGGGCCAGGGTCCGGCCGGCGACGGTTCCAACAGCAGCGCCGGCGGCGTCGCGCCGGGTCCGCGCAATCTCGGGACGGTCTCGCCGGAGGCGCTGGAGCGCGTGCCGGCGCCGGCGGAGAACGGCGCCGCTGGCGGGTCGGAGAGCGCGGCGCTGGCCGCGCCGGCGCGGCCCGTCGAGACGCCGGCCGCCGCCGGGGGCACCCCGCAGGAGGCCTACAACGCTGCCTTCGACATGCTGCGCTCGAAGCGCTTCGGCGAGGCCGAGTCCGCCTTCAGCGGCTTCCTTGCCAGCTATCCGGAACACGAGCTGGCCGGCAACGCCCAGTACTGGCTGGGCGAGACCTATTATGTCCAGCAGGACTACGAGAGCGCCGCGGGGGCCTTTCTGGAGGGCTACAAGAAATACCGCGGCAGCTCGAAAGCGCCCGACAACCTGCTGAAGCTCGGCATGACGCTGACCAAGCTGGGCCAGAACAAGGACGCCTGCGCGGTCTTCGACGAGCTGCGGGACCGCTACCCCGACGCCGCGCAGACCCTGTTGCGGCGCGCCGACAGTGAGCGCCGCCGGGCGGGCTGCTGA
- the pal gene encoding peptidoglycan-associated lipoprotein Pal produces the protein MRQRFLIKMGSLAAALFLVAACGEEEPVTTTSDTGGGQAQAAPAPAPQAEPSQPAGPQPGTQEHFVLNVGDRVFFDFDRYDLDAEDIETLRRQAAYLQQFPSKNVVIEGHADERGTREYNLGLGDRRATSVKDYLVSLGVAPGRITTISYGKERPVALGHNEEAWAQNRRAVTVIAN, from the coding sequence ATGCGCCAGCGATTTCTGATCAAGATGGGCAGCCTCGCCGCTGCCCTGTTCCTCGTCGCCGCCTGCGGCGAGGAGGAGCCGGTGACCACCACCAGCGACACCGGCGGCGGACAGGCGCAGGCGGCGCCGGCGCCGGCGCCGCAGGCCGAGCCGAGCCAGCCGGCCGGCCCCCAGCCGGGCACGCAGGAACACTTCGTGCTGAACGTGGGCGACCGCGTGTTCTTCGACTTCGACCGCTACGACCTCGACGCCGAAGACATCGAAACCCTGCGCCGCCAGGCAGCCTATCTGCAGCAGTTCCCGTCGAAGAACGTGGTTATCGAGGGTCATGCCGACGAGCGCGGCACCCGCGAGTACAACCTCGGCCTCGGCGACCGCCGCGCCACCTCGGTGAAGGACTACCTGGTCAGCCTCGGCGTTGCGCCCGGCCGCATCACCACGATCTCCTACGGCAAGGAGCGTCCGGTGGCGCTGGGTCACAACGAGGAAGCCTGGGCCCAGAACCGCCGCGCGGTGACCGTCATCGCCAACTGA
- the tolB gene encoding Tol-Pal system beta propeller repeat protein TolB, protein MIIAGIRRLPAFAALALVALALLAAAPARAQLQVDVTSANVDPLPIAVTDIHGETRTTRELGQEIASVIRGNLTRSGLFRVIDPRAYLEEPAAIQVRPNFGNWRTIQAQALVAGNVSIESDGRLRTEFRLWDVFAGAQLTGLVYFTSPENARRIGHIISDAIYKRLTGEEGYFDTRIVYVAESGPPDRRVKRLAIMDQDSANHRFLTDGSNLVLTPRFSPTQQVVTYMSYFQNQPRVYLFNIDTGQQEILGDFPGMTYAPRFSPDGERVLFSMAEGGNSDVFIMDLRTRVTRRLTRNLAIDTSPSMSPDGQQVTFNSDRSGGQQIYTMNADGSNVQRISFGDGRYATPVWSPRGDLIAFTKLKGGRFFIGVMRPDGTGERILTESFLDEGPTWSPNGRVLIFFRQVPGSNDGRGGSVKLWSVDLTGRNLREVPTPLDASDPAWSPLSALSP, encoded by the coding sequence ATGATCATTGCAGGAATTCGACGCCTTCCGGCCTTCGCGGCGCTGGCGCTTGTCGCCCTGGCGCTGCTGGCTGCGGCGCCGGCCCGCGCGCAGCTTCAGGTCGACGTCACCAGCGCCAATGTCGACCCGCTGCCGATCGCGGTCACCGACATCCACGGCGAGACCCGCACGACGCGCGAACTGGGCCAGGAGATCGCCTCCGTGATCCGGGGCAACCTGACCCGCTCGGGCCTGTTCCGGGTCATCGACCCGCGCGCCTATCTGGAGGAGCCGGCCGCCATCCAGGTCAGGCCCAACTTCGGCAACTGGCGCACCATCCAGGCCCAGGCCCTCGTTGCGGGCAATGTCAGCATCGAGAGCGACGGGCGGCTGCGGACGGAGTTCCGGCTGTGGGACGTCTTCGCAGGAGCCCAGCTCACCGGCCTCGTCTACTTCACCTCGCCGGAGAACGCCCGCCGCATCGGCCACATCATTTCCGACGCCATCTACAAGCGGCTCACCGGCGAGGAGGGCTATTTCGACACCCGCATCGTCTATGTCGCCGAATCGGGCCCGCCCGACCGCCGGGTCAAGCGGCTGGCAATCATGGACCAGGATTCGGCCAATCACCGCTTCCTCACCGACGGCTCCAACCTGGTGCTGACGCCGCGCTTCTCGCCGACGCAGCAGGTCGTGACCTACATGTCGTATTTCCAGAACCAGCCGCGCGTCTACCTGTTCAACATCGACACCGGCCAGCAGGAGATCCTGGGCGACTTCCCGGGCATGACCTATGCGCCGCGCTTCTCCCCGGACGGTGAACGGGTGCTGTTCTCCATGGCCGAAGGCGGCAATTCCGACGTCTTCATCATGGACCTGCGCACGCGGGTGACGCGGCGGCTGACGCGCAATCTGGCGATCGACACTTCGCCCAGCATGTCGCCGGACGGCCAGCAGGTGACCTTCAACTCCGACCGTTCCGGCGGCCAGCAGATCTACACCATGAACGCCGACGGCTCGAACGTGCAGCGCATCAGCTTTGGCGATGGCCGCTACGCGACGCCGGTCTGGTCGCCGCGCGGCGACCTGATCGCCTTCACCAAGCTGAAGGGCGGGCGTTTCTTCATCGGGGTGATGCGGCCCGACGGCACCGGCGAACGGATCCTGACCGAAAGCTTCCTGGACGAGGGGCCGACATGGTCGCCGAACGGCCGCGTCCTGATCTTCTTCCGGCAGGTGCCCGGCAGCAATGACGGCCGCGGCGGCAGCGTCAAGCTCTGGTCGGTCGACCTTACCGGGCGCAACCTCAGGGAGGTGCCGACGCCGCTGGACGCCTCGGACCCCGCCTGGTCGCCGCTGTCGGCGTTGTCGCCCTGA
- a CDS encoding TonB C-terminal domain-containing protein produces MVRGAAFSFGLHVLVVVMLVLDYAFLDSPAEVLSDPIIPVELTTIGPETNQATAGEKTDAPPPPQATAPDSPPPPPPPPPAAAPEPPPLPDTNALVREAPEPPAPEPEPEPEPDVAVAPPAPRPAVEERADKAVAPKEKVVEEAEKLAAREPLPEPKAPEPGPEPEKKAEPKPDPKPEPEKKTAATPPEPAPKPAPEKTEKKGLDLDRLAAKIDRMADERQPPRPREQDRRQLADIRIGEGGVSQNRLNQKLSVSEVDLLRHRLRENWSPNHGAPGVESMQVVISIVLKPDGTLAAPPRVIDGFDAGQSRDVFGAFSDSAVRAVYKSQPLPLPQEKFQDWQEIEINFNLRDMYG; encoded by the coding sequence ATGGTCCGGGGCGCCGCATTCTCGTTCGGCCTGCACGTCCTCGTGGTCGTGATGCTGGTGCTCGACTATGCCTTTCTGGACTCGCCGGCCGAGGTGCTGAGCGACCCCATCATCCCCGTCGAACTGACCACCATCGGCCCGGAAACCAATCAGGCCACCGCGGGCGAGAAGACCGACGCCCCGCCGCCGCCGCAGGCCACCGCGCCGGACAGCCCGCCGCCGCCTCCGCCCCCGCCGCCTGCCGCGGCGCCGGAGCCGCCGCCCCTGCCCGACACCAACGCCCTGGTGCGCGAGGCGCCGGAGCCGCCCGCCCCTGAGCCGGAGCCGGAGCCGGAACCCGATGTCGCCGTGGCGCCGCCCGCGCCGCGCCCGGCGGTCGAGGAGCGCGCCGACAAGGCGGTCGCGCCCAAGGAGAAGGTGGTCGAGGAGGCCGAGAAGCTGGCGGCGCGCGAGCCTCTGCCGGAGCCGAAGGCGCCCGAGCCCGGGCCGGAGCCGGAGAAGAAGGCGGAACCGAAGCCCGACCCGAAGCCGGAGCCCGAGAAGAAGACCGCTGCGACGCCGCCGGAACCGGCGCCAAAGCCCGCACCCGAGAAGACCGAGAAGAAGGGCCTCGATCTCGACCGGCTGGCCGCCAAGATCGACCGCATGGCCGATGAACGCCAGCCGCCGCGGCCGCGCGAGCAGGACCGGCGGCAGCTGGCCGACATCCGCATCGGCGAGGGCGGCGTGTCACAGAATCGGCTCAATCAGAAACTATCGGTTTCGGAAGTGGACCTCCTGCGACACCGGCTGCGGGAGAACTGGAGCCCGAACCACGGGGCGCCCGGCGTCGAGAGCATGCAGGTCGTGATAAGCATAGTCCTCAAACCCGACGGCACGCTGGCGGCGCCGCCCCGCGTCATCGACGGGTTCGACGCGGGTCAGTCGCGGGACGTGTTCGGCGCCTTCTCCGACAGCGCCGTCCGGGCCGTCTACAAGTCGCAGCCGCTGCCCCTGCCGCAGGAGAAGTTCCAGGACTGGCAGGAGATCGAGATCAACTTCAACCTCAGGGACATGTACGGCTGA
- a CDS encoding biopolymer transporter ExbD, whose amino-acid sequence MAIQVHGGRFRRKRFTPMSEINVTPFVDVMLVLLVVFMIAAPLLSVGVPVELPRAVAPNLQGLDEPLAVTIDEEGKIYLQEKEIELGDLVPALIAITNGNQERRIFVRGDRTIAYGRVIEAMGAINAAGFTRVALVAQAPARVGE is encoded by the coding sequence ATGGCGATCCAGGTCCATGGCGGCCGGTTCCGGCGCAAGCGCTTCACGCCCATGTCGGAGATCAACGTCACGCCCTTCGTCGACGTCATGCTGGTGCTGCTGGTGGTCTTCATGATCGCCGCGCCGCTGCTGTCGGTCGGCGTGCCGGTGGAACTGCCCCGGGCGGTCGCGCCCAACCTGCAGGGTCTGGACGAGCCGCTGGCGGTGACCATAGACGAGGAAGGGAAGATCTATCTGCAGGAGAAGGAAATCGAACTGGGCGATCTGGTGCCGGCGCTGATCGCCATCACCAACGGCAACCAGGAGCGGCGCATCTTCGTGCGCGGCGACCGCACGATCGCCTATGGCCGGGTGATCGAGGCCATGGGCGCCATCAACGCCGCCGGATTCACGCGGGTCGCGCTGGTCGCGCAGGCGCCGGCGCGGGTCGGGGAATGA
- the tolQ gene encoding protein TolQ yields MNEDVIARQFAGAAEVDLSMWSLFLRADIVVQIVMLALLVASIWCWAIIFEKWVRYRRVQKQADEFERLFWSGGSLEKLYDEIGANASHPMAVLFAGAMREWRRTAERGLARTDKLRAGLQDRISQVMRISIDREVDRLERYLGVLATVGSTAPFLGLFGTVWGIMDSFQSIAATNNTSLAVVAPGIAEALFATALGLVAAIPATVAYNKFANDIARYATRLEGFAGEFSAIMSRQLDEGESR; encoded by the coding sequence ATGAACGAAGACGTCATCGCCCGGCAATTCGCGGGGGCCGCCGAGGTGGATCTGTCGATGTGGTCGCTGTTCCTGCGCGCCGACATCGTCGTGCAGATCGTGATGCTGGCGCTGCTGGTCGCCTCGATCTGGTGCTGGGCCATCATCTTCGAGAAGTGGGTCCGCTACCGCCGGGTGCAGAAGCAGGCCGACGAGTTCGAGCGCCTGTTCTGGTCGGGGGGCAGCCTGGAAAAGCTCTACGACGAGATCGGCGCCAATGCCTCCCACCCGATGGCGGTGCTGTTCGCCGGGGCGATGCGGGAGTGGCGGCGCACCGCCGAACGCGGCCTGGCCCGGACCGACAAGCTCCGCGCTGGCCTGCAGGACCGCATCAGCCAGGTCATGCGCATCTCCATCGACCGGGAGGTCGACCGCCTGGAGCGCTATCTGGGCGTGCTGGCGACCGTCGGCTCGACCGCTCCGTTCCTCGGCCTGTTCGGCACCGTCTGGGGCATCATGGACAGTTTCCAGTCCATCGCGGCGACCAACAACACCTCTCTGGCGGTGGTCGCGCCGGGCATCGCCGAGGCCCTGTTCGCCACGGCGCTGGGTCTCGTCGCCGCCATCCCCGCGACCGTCGCCTACAACAAGTTCGCCAATGACATCGCCCGCTACGCCACCCGGCTGGAGGGCTTCGCAGGCGAGTTCTCGGCGATCATGTCGCGCCAGCTCGACGAAGGGGAGAGCCGCTGA
- the ybgC gene encoding tol-pal system-associated acyl-CoA thioesterase: MAEPAAAALGRVEADAHLFPVRVYWEDTDAGGIVYYANYLKFAERARSDMLRLIGVDQAAIWRDGAMFAVRDVKVEYLRPARLDDDLLVTTRLDALKGATIALRQDISRLGAPLVRAHVRAAFIGLDGRPRRIPPAICAAMERLTGNGREEST, from the coding sequence ATGGCTGAGCCGGCAGCGGCAGCGCTGGGCCGGGTCGAGGCCGACGCCCACCTGTTTCCCGTCCGCGTCTACTGGGAGGACACGGACGCCGGCGGCATCGTCTACTACGCCAACTATCTGAAATTCGCCGAGCGCGCGCGCTCCGACATGCTGCGCCTGATCGGCGTCGACCAGGCCGCGATCTGGCGCGACGGCGCGATGTTCGCCGTCCGCGACGTGAAGGTCGAATATCTGCGTCCGGCGCGGCTGGACGATGACCTTTTGGTGACCACGCGCCTCGATGCGCTGAAGGGCGCGACGATCGCGCTGCGGCAGGATATCTCCCGGCTTGGGGCCCCCCTTGTCCGGGCCCATGTACGTGCGGCATTTATCGGTCTCGACGGAAGGCCCCGGCGCATTCCGCCCGCGATTTGCGCCGCGATGGAACGCCTGACAGGAAACGGCAGGGAAGAATCAACATGA
- the ruvB gene encoding Holliday junction branch migration DNA helicase RuvB, whose amino-acid sequence MSGAEGERLVTGEQRPEDGGEIGLRPLELTDFIGQQKVRENLRVFIDAARARGEAMDHTLFFGPPGLGKTTLAQIVARELGVNFRATSGPVIARAGDLAAILTNLEARDVLFIDEVHRLNPAVEEILYPAMEDFQLDLVIGEGPAARSVKIDLPPFTLVAATTRSGLLTTPLRDRFGIPCRLEFYAPAELEQIVRRGARVLGLKLTADGAAEIARRARGTPRVAGRLLRRVRDFAAVAGADEVDAPKADAALKRLEVDEAGLDAMDRRYLRCMAENYGGGPVGVDNLAAALSEPRDAIEDIIEPYLIQQALVVRTPRGRMMTAAAWTHLGLAAPQSAMPGQMDMLDGGDG is encoded by the coding sequence GTGAGCGGCGCCGAGGGCGAGCGGCTGGTGACGGGCGAGCAGCGCCCGGAGGACGGCGGCGAGATCGGCCTCAGGCCGCTGGAACTCACCGATTTCATCGGCCAGCAGAAGGTGCGCGAGAACCTGCGCGTCTTCATCGACGCCGCCCGCGCCCGGGGCGAAGCCATGGACCACACCCTGTTCTTCGGTCCGCCCGGCCTCGGCAAGACGACGCTGGCGCAGATCGTCGCCCGCGAACTCGGCGTGAACTTCCGCGCCACCTCCGGTCCGGTGATCGCCCGCGCCGGCGACCTCGCGGCCATCCTGACCAACCTGGAGGCGCGCGACGTCCTGTTCATCGACGAGGTGCACCGCCTTAATCCTGCCGTAGAAGAGATTCTATATCCCGCCATGGAGGATTTTCAGCTCGATCTGGTGATCGGCGAGGGGCCGGCCGCGCGCTCGGTGAAGATCGATCTGCCGCCGTTCACGCTGGTGGCGGCGACGACGCGCTCGGGCCTGCTGACCACGCCGCTGCGCGACCGCTTCGGCATTCCCTGCCGGCTGGAGTTCTACGCGCCTGCCGAGCTGGAGCAGATCGTCCGCCGCGGCGCCCGGGTGCTGGGGCTGAAGCTCACCGCCGACGGCGCCGCCGAGATCGCCCGACGGGCCCGCGGCACGCCGCGCGTCGCCGGACGGCTGCTCCGGCGGGTGCGGGACTTCGCCGCTGTCGCCGGCGCGGACGAAGTGGACGCGCCGAAGGCTGACGCGGCGCTGAAGCGCCTTGAGGTCGACGAGGCTGGCCTCGACGCCATGGACCGGCGCTATCTGCGCTGCATGGCGGAGAACTATGGCGGCGGGCCGGTCGGCGTCGACAACCTCGCCGCCGCCCTGTCGGAGCCGCGCGACGCCATCGAGGACATCATCGAGCCCTATCTGATCCAGCAGGCGCTGGTGGTGCGCACCCCGCGCGGGCGGATGATGACCGCCGCCGCCTGGACGCATCTGGGACTCGCGGCGCCGCAATCGGCCATGCCGGGGCAGATGGACATGCTGGACGGCGGCGATGGCTGA
- the ruvA gene encoding Holliday junction branch migration protein RuvA has protein sequence MIASLKGILDRIGADHAVIDVGGVGYLVFCSARTLAALGTEGDAVAIQVETHVREDHIHLYGFADRAEKELFGLLQTVQGVGAKVTLQILSALAADDIRMAIASGDVATITRAPGVGKRLAQRIASELKDKVGALPARPAQAGAAPGAAPVGGAAGDAASALVNLGYRRAEAEAAVLRGAAIAGEDATVEALITAGLKELAR, from the coding sequence ATGATCGCCAGCCTCAAGGGAATTCTCGACCGGATCGGCGCCGATCACGCGGTGATCGACGTCGGCGGCGTGGGCTATCTGGTGTTCTGCTCGGCCCGCACCCTGGCGGCGCTGGGGACGGAGGGCGATGCGGTCGCCATCCAGGTCGAGACCCATGTCCGCGAGGATCACATTCACCTCTACGGCTTCGCCGACCGCGCCGAGAAGGAGCTGTTCGGCCTGCTGCAGACCGTCCAGGGCGTGGGCGCGAAGGTGACGCTGCAGATCCTCTCGGCGCTGGCCGCCGACGACATCCGCATGGCCATCGCGTCCGGTGACGTCGCCACGATCACCCGCGCGCCGGGCGTCGGCAAGCGCCTGGCGCAGCGCATCGCCAGCGAACTGAAGGACAAGGTCGGCGCCCTGCCCGCCCGGCCGGCGCAGGCCGGTGCGGCTCCGGGCGCGGCCCCGGTCGGCGGCGCGGCGGGCGACGCGGCCTCGGCGCTGGTCAATCTGGGCTACCGCCGGGCCGAGGCCGAGGCGGCGGTGCTGCGCGGCGCGGCCATCGCCGGCGAGGACGCCACCGTCGAGGCCCTGATCACCGCCGGGCTGAAGGAGCTGGCGCGGTGA
- the ruvC gene encoding crossover junction endodeoxyribonuclease RuvC: MTRLRLIGLDPGLRHTGWGVVDVEGNRLIWVADGSVASDPKGSLAERLVQLHDGLQAVIAEWRPDAAAVEETFVNKNPTSTLKLGQARGVSLLVASLNGLPVTEYAPNAVKKAVVGTGHAHKDQIHLMVKTLLPGARLTNEHATDALACAICHAHHGTGPTPSALPR; encoded by the coding sequence ATGACCCGGCTGCGGCTGATCGGCCTGGATCCCGGCCTGCGTCACACCGGCTGGGGCGTGGTCGATGTGGAGGGCAACCGGCTGATCTGGGTCGCCGACGGCTCGGTCGCCTCCGACCCGAAGGGCAGCCTCGCCGAGCGGCTGGTGCAGCTCCACGACGGCCTGCAGGCGGTGATCGCCGAATGGCGGCCCGACGCGGCGGCGGTCGAGGAGACCTTCGTCAACAAGAACCCGACCTCGACTCTGAAGCTGGGTCAGGCGCGCGGCGTCTCGCTGCTGGTCGCCTCCCTGAACGGCCTGCCGGTGACCGAATACGCCCCCAATGCGGTCAAGAAGGCCGTGGTCGGCACCGGCCATGCGCACAAGGACCAGATCCACCTGATGGTGAAGACGCTGCTGCCCGGCGCGCGGCTGACCAACGAACACGCCACCGACGCGCTGGCCTGCGCCATCTGCCACGCCCATCACGGTACGGGACCGACGCCATCTGCGCTGCCGCGCTGA
- a CDS encoding YebC/PmpR family DNA-binding transcriptional regulator: MAGHSQFKNIMYRKGAQDAKRARVFTKLAREITVSVKESGDDPTANPRLRAAIAAARKENMPNDNIDRAIKRATGDGAADTFENIRYEGYGPGGVALIVEALTDNRNRTASEVRSAFSKHGGSLGETNSVSFMFDHVGVIEYPAAAARMEALFETAVEAGADDVVAGEDGFEVITAVEAFNDVREALEAEFGEAGRAGLEWRPQNTVEVDEEKAGTLLKLVDALDDNDDVQKVHANFEVSDEVMARLEG; this comes from the coding sequence ATGGCGGGCCATTCACAGTTCAAGAACATCATGTACCGCAAGGGCGCGCAGGACGCGAAGCGCGCCAGGGTGTTCACCAAGCTGGCGCGGGAGATCACCGTGTCGGTGAAGGAATCCGGCGACGACCCGACCGCCAATCCGCGCCTGCGCGCGGCCATCGCCGCCGCCCGCAAGGAAAACATGCCCAACGACAACATCGACCGCGCCATCAAGCGCGCGACGGGCGACGGCGCCGCCGATACCTTCGAGAACATCCGCTATGAGGGCTACGGACCGGGCGGCGTGGCGCTGATCGTCGAGGCGCTGACCGACAACCGCAACCGCACCGCCTCCGAGGTCCGCTCCGCCTTCTCCAAGCACGGCGGCAGCCTGGGCGAGACCAACTCGGTCTCCTTCATGTTCGACCATGTGGGCGTGATCGAGTACCCGGCCGCCGCCGCCCGGATGGAGGCCCTGTTCGAAACGGCGGTCGAGGCCGGCGCCGACGACGTGGTCGCCGGCGAGGATGGCTTCGAGGTGATCACCGCCGTGGAAGCCTTCAACGACGTCCGCGAGGCGCTGGAGGCGGAATTCGGCGAGGCCGGGCGGGCCGGCCTGGAATGGCGGCCGCAGAACACCGTCGAGGTCGACGAGGAGAAGGCCGGCACCCTGCTGAAGCTGGTCGACGCCCTGGACGACAATGACGACGTCCAGAAGGTGCACGCCAATTTCGAGGTTTCCGACGAGGTCATGGCCCGGCTGGAAGGATGA